A window of Phyllobacterium sp. T1293 contains these coding sequences:
- a CDS encoding tetratricopeptide repeat protein produces the protein MTSAGIIQRNRRLIFSAAMIALAAGISGCATTDKTTTGSISPASTTAAPAGNFDQMNAQQLAQASSSLGARYQSNPKDKATAMNFSTVLRMTGRNDQALAVMRSLAIAYPKDRDVLAAYGKALASSGEFEAALDAIRRAQTPEYPDWKLLSAEGAILDQLGKTSEARNIYKQAMDINPNEASLLSNLGMSYVLSGELNTAETYMRRAVGAQGADSRVRQNLALVVGLQGRFAEAETIAKQELSPQQAETNVRYLRSMLAQQNSWNMLKDKKKPNNS, from the coding sequence ATGACAAGCGCAGGGATTATTCAACGCAATCGCCGTCTCATTTTTTCCGCCGCAATGATTGCCCTTGCCGCGGGTATTTCTGGTTGCGCTACAACCGATAAAACAACCACCGGTTCTATTTCCCCGGCTTCGACCACGGCAGCACCAGCGGGCAATTTCGACCAGATGAATGCGCAGCAGCTCGCGCAAGCATCATCCAGTCTTGGGGCGCGCTATCAAAGCAATCCCAAAGACAAAGCCACGGCGATGAATTTTTCCACCGTGCTGCGTATGACAGGTCGTAATGATCAGGCACTTGCGGTCATGCGCAGTCTGGCCATTGCCTATCCGAAAGACCGTGACGTGCTTGCTGCCTATGGCAAGGCATTAGCGAGCAGCGGCGAATTTGAAGCCGCGCTTGATGCAATTCGCCGCGCGCAGACACCCGAATATCCCGATTGGAAACTGCTTTCCGCTGAAGGCGCTATTCTTGACCAGCTGGGCAAGACCAGCGAGGCCCGCAACATCTACAAGCAGGCAATGGACATCAATCCAAATGAGGCATCGCTGCTCTCCAATCTTGGCATGTCCTATGTCCTGTCAGGCGAGTTGAACACGGCGGAAACATATATGCGCAGGGCAGTTGGCGCTCAGGGTGCCGATAGCCGTGTCAGGCAGAATCTGGCGCTGGTTGTCGGACTTCAGGGCCGGTTCGCCGAGGCGGAAACAATCGCCAAACAGGAACTCTCGCCGCAACAGGCAGAGACCAATGTCAGGTATCTCCGCTCGATGCTTGCCCAGCAAAACTCGTGGAACATGCTGAAAGACAAGAAGAAGCCCAACAACAGTTGA
- a CDS encoding type II secretion system F family protein, producing MFSSLLKAVHDNPDTVRAVLVAVSAFATVMTIFLPKLRTSGLKTRMKSVALERDQLRAKDRTRLAAESISRHKSTSQGSLRMAQRQGVRQFVEKLDLQRALADEKTLASLRTAGFRGQNALNVFLAARFGLPFLTFTLTAFWIFGLNGLWGQPTMVRVLVCLVGGYVGFYAPNLYVSNAGSKRKHSIQMAWPDSLDLMLICVESGMSIEAAFKKVSEEIGVQSTALAEEFVLTNAELSFLPERRLAYENLATRTGLESVKSVVQALTQSERYGTSIGGALRTLSDESREARLNAAEKKAAALPPKLTVPMIVFLLPVLFAVILGPAIIQVSAQGGIFGALK from the coding sequence GTGTTTTCTTCCCTTCTCAAAGCCGTGCATGACAATCCGGACACCGTTCGGGCTGTGCTCGTGGCTGTTTCAGCCTTTGCAACGGTTATGACGATTTTCCTGCCGAAACTTCGCACATCGGGTTTGAAAACGCGGATGAAATCGGTGGCTTTGGAGCGGGATCAATTGCGTGCGAAAGATCGCACGCGTCTTGCCGCTGAAAGCATAAGTCGCCATAAGTCCACTTCGCAGGGTAGCCTGCGCATGGCCCAGCGGCAGGGCGTCCGGCAATTTGTCGAAAAGCTTGATCTGCAACGGGCGCTTGCCGATGAAAAGACACTGGCATCGCTGCGCACGGCCGGCTTTCGGGGGCAGAATGCACTGAATGTGTTCCTGGCGGCCCGTTTCGGTCTGCCATTTCTGACATTCACCCTGACAGCCTTCTGGATATTCGGCCTGAATGGTCTTTGGGGACAGCCGACAATGGTGCGCGTACTCGTATGTCTCGTTGGAGGCTATGTCGGTTTTTACGCGCCCAATCTTTATGTCAGCAATGCGGGCAGCAAACGAAAACATTCAATCCAGATGGCATGGCCGGATTCCCTTGATCTCATGCTGATCTGCGTTGAATCCGGAATGTCGATCGAGGCTGCTTTCAAGAAGGTATCGGAGGAGATCGGCGTTCAGTCAACGGCGCTGGCCGAAGAGTTTGTCCTGACGAACGCAGAACTTTCCTTTCTGCCCGAGCGGAGGCTGGCCTATGAAAATCTTGCAACGCGCACTGGGCTGGAGTCGGTCAAATCAGTCGTACAGGCTCTGACACAATCCGAACGTTACGGTACATCCATAGGCGGCGCGCTTCGAACCTTGTCCGATGAAAGCCGCGAAGCCCGGCTGAATGCTGCCGAGAAGAAGGCGGCAGCCTTGCCGCCCAAATTGACCGTTCCGATGATTGTGTTTCTTCTGCCTGTGCTTTTCGCGGTCATTCTTGGACCCGCGATCATTCAGGTTTCGGCGCAAGGCGGCATTTTCGGCGCGCTCAAATAA
- a CDS encoding leucyl aminopeptidase family protein, whose protein sequence is MSAEITKQKSPGSRPVWFVPKGGLEGLGLDAVTLAWAHANGFEGQAGRLLVVPGEKGEISGALLGTGKDDNRLAAGKLAQALPKGAWHLAGPVNQPDLAALGFLLGGYKFTRYVKKDDTEVSLALPDGADKADVKRQARAVTLARDLINTPTNDMGPDALEAAVRKLGDEHKASVDVIKGDALLKKNFPMIHAVGRAGSEEPRLIDLVWGKKDAPKVTLVGKGVCFDTGGLDIKPASSMLLMKKDMGGAANVLALASIIMDAKLPVRLRVLIPAVENSISANAFRPSDILTSRKGITVEIGNTDAEGRLVLADALALADEEEPEILIDMATLTGAARVALGPDVPPFYSNDETFAADVAKASETVSDPVWRMPLWQPYEAKLSSRVADINNVTTDGFAGSVTAALFLKRFVEKARVWGHFDIYGWNPVEKPHSPVGGEAQAIRALYHLLKARFPASK, encoded by the coding sequence ATGTCTGCCGAAATCACCAAACAGAAGTCACCGGGCAGCAGGCCCGTCTGGTTCGTCCCGAAGGGTGGGTTGGAGGGCCTTGGACTTGATGCGGTAACGCTCGCCTGGGCCCATGCAAACGGGTTTGAAGGCCAGGCTGGCAGGCTGCTTGTTGTTCCCGGCGAAAAGGGTGAAATATCGGGCGCACTGCTTGGCACAGGCAAGGATGACAACCGGTTGGCCGCAGGCAAACTCGCGCAGGCTTTGCCCAAAGGTGCCTGGCATCTGGCCGGTCCGGTTAACCAGCCGGATCTTGCAGCACTCGGCTTCCTGCTCGGCGGCTATAAATTCACTCGTTATGTGAAAAAGGACGATACGGAAGTCTCGCTTGCCTTGCCTGATGGCGCGGATAAGGCTGACGTCAAGCGGCAGGCAAGGGCGGTCACGCTCGCGCGCGACCTCATCAACACACCGACCAATGATATGGGTCCCGATGCGTTGGAAGCCGCCGTACGCAAACTGGGCGACGAGCACAAGGCATCTGTCGATGTCATCAAGGGTGATGCGCTGCTCAAGAAGAATTTCCCGATGATCCATGCCGTTGGCCGCGCCGGAAGTGAAGAGCCGCGCCTGATCGATCTGGTCTGGGGCAAGAAGGATGCACCGAAAGTAACGCTTGTTGGCAAAGGGGTCTGCTTCGATACCGGTGGTCTTGATATCAAACCAGCGAGCAGCATGCTTTTGATGAAGAAGGATATGGGCGGCGCAGCCAATGTGCTGGCACTTGCCAGCATCATCATGGATGCGAAACTGCCTGTTCGCCTGCGTGTTCTCATTCCAGCTGTCGAAAATTCCATTTCCGCCAATGCATTCCGGCCGAGCGATATTCTGACCAGTCGCAAGGGCATCACGGTTGAAATCGGCAATACGGATGCGGAAGGCCGTCTTGTCCTTGCCGATGCGCTGGCGCTGGCCGATGAGGAAGAGCCGGAAATCCTGATTGATATGGCAACCCTGACTGGCGCAGCGCGTGTTGCGCTTGGTCCCGATGTCCCGCCATTCTATTCGAACGACGAAACTTTCGCGGCTGATGTCGCCAAGGCTTCTGAAACTGTAAGCGATCCGGTATGGCGCATGCCGCTGTGGCAGCCCTATGAGGCAAAACTTTCATCCCGCGTTGCCGATATCAACAACGTAACAACGGATGGTTTTGCCGGTTCGGTAACAGCGGCTCTGTTCCTGAAACGCTTTGTTGAAAAGGCCAGGGTCTGGGGCCATTTCGATATTTATGGCTGGAACCCGGTGGAAAAGCCGCATTCACCTGTTGGTGGTGAAGCGCAGGCCATCCGGGCCCTTTATCATCTGTTGAAGGCCCGTTTCCCGGCCAGCAAATAA